DNA sequence from the Streptomyces sp. CA-210063 genome:
TGACCGCGACCGTCCGGCCGGCCGCGCGCAGCGCGGTGACGATACGGACCTTGTGGGCCGGGGTGACCCGGGCGAACACCGTGACGTCCGGCAGCCTGCGGGTGAGCGCGGCATCGTCGAGGGCGTCCAGTTCCGTGCCGGTCATCAGGCGCGGTTCCTCGTCCGGCCGCAGCTCCCTGGAGATCGCGGCGGCGGTGCTCGGATGGTCCCCGGTGACCATGACGATGCGCACCCCGGCCAGAGCCAGCCGCCGTACGCTCTCGGCCGCGGTGACCCGTACCGGATCCGCGAGGCCCAGCAGGCCCAGCAGACACAGGCCGTCGAGGTTCTCGTCGCTGACGTCCGCGAGCTCGGCGAGTTCGCCGTCGTCCTGCGGCGCGTCCGACGGCAGGACGCGCTCGGCGACCGCCAGGACCCGCAGGCCCTGACGGGCCAGCCGGTCGGTCTCCGCCTCGATCGCCTCCCGTGCCCGGTCGTCGAACGGCCGGCTGTCGCCGTCGCGCCGGATACGGTCGCAGCGGGCCAGGACGACCTCCGGCGCGCCCTTGACGACGATCCGCGCCCGGCCGCCGGAGCGCCCCAGCACGGCGTGGAAGCCGCGCCCGGGCTCGAACGGCAGCTCCGTCACCCGGTCCCAGGTGTCCGAGGCGAGCCCGGCCGCCCGCGTGGGCGCGGCCTCGAGCAGCTCGGCCCCGGCCGCGATGGCCCGGTCGGTGGGGTGGGCGAGCGAAGCGGCCGGGCCCGTCGGGCCCGCCAGGGCGGCGGTGGCGACGATCCGGCGCAGCGCCGGGCCGAGCCGGTCCGGCGCACCCCGCTCCAGCGAGCCCCGCTCCAGCCCGTCCGACACCTGCTGCAGGCTGATCCGGCCTTCGGTGAGCGTGCCCGTCTTGTCGAAGCACAGCACATCGGTACGCCCGAGCGCCTCGATGGTGGGGGCGCTGCGGACGAGGGTGTCACGAGCGGACAGCCGGCGGGCCGCCGCCAGCTCCGCGACCGTGGCCACGAAGGGCAGCCCCTCGGGCACGGCGGCGACGCACAGGCTGACCGCGGAGCCCAGGGCCGCGCCCAGGGGCCGTCTGCGCAGCAGCTCGACGGCGAACAGGGCGACGCCCGAGGCCACCGACAGCGGCAGGAACCACCGGCCCAGGCCCTTCAACCGCCGCTCCACACCACTCTCCGGCGGTCCTTCCTCGAGGTCCGTCCCGGCCGCGCTGCCCGCCTCGGTGGCGTTGCCGACGGCGACCACCACGGCGAGCGCGTGGCCGGCCGCCACGGTCGTGCCCTGGTGGAGCATGGAGGTACGGTCGGCGACGGCCCGGGCGGCGCTGGGCCCGGCGGTCTTCACGACCGGCTCCGATTCGCCCGTCAGGCTGGACTCGTCGGCCTCCAGACCCGTCGCCCGTACCACCCGGCAGTCGGCCGGGACCGCGTCACCGGCCCGCAGCTCGATCACATCGCCGGGCACCAGCAGGTCGGCGGCCGCCTCCACCGCCTCCTCCTGGCCGGCTCGGCGCACGTTCACCCGTACCGAGGTCGCCTCGACCAGCCGCCGCGCCACATGGTCGGCCCGCTCCTGCTGCACGCCGCCCACCAGCGCGTCCACCCCCAGGACGCCGCCGATGAGCACGGCGTCCAGTACGGAGCCGAGCGCCGCCGAGATGCCACCGCCGATCGCCAGCACGGGGGTGAGGGGATTGGCCAACTCCTCCGCGATCCTGCCGACGAGGGTGAGGGCACCGTCGTGCCGGTCACGGTCCTCGGACTCCCGGCGCCGGGTGGCCTCCGCCTCGTCCAGCCCTTCGGAGGAGGTGCCCAGACGCGCCATCACCTGACGCACCGTCATGGAGTGCCACGGCGTGCGCTCGACGACCGCCGGGGCCGGCCGGGCGCGCAGCCGCCGGCCCGCCCAGAAACCGGCCGTCATCCCCGCGACCGTGACCGCGTCGGTCACCAGACGGACCCGCCTCCAGGCCCCCGGACGCGGGGAGAAGAGGCCGAGAGCCCCGCCCGTGAGGGCGCCGACGCCCTCCAGACGGGTGCACAGCACGCCGATCCGCCGGGCCTCCGGCAGGGCCGTCAGCAGCATGTGGACGACGTCGGGCCGGGCGGCGACATCCGCGTCCCACGGCACATGACGCGGGCCGGTGATCACGCCGATGCCCAGATCGGCACGGGCCAGTGCGCGGCGGGTGCGCGCCGACACCACCGCCACGCCATGGCCGTCCGCCTGCAGGGAGCGGACCAGCGCGGCCGTGCGACGGTGCCCGGTGGGCAGCGGCTCGGGCAGCCCGAACCTGAGGTGCAGCCCCGGCGGTCCGCCGACCAGCCGCACCTGGCCGCACTCACCCGCCGCCCGCACCAAGTGATGGGCCAGCGCGTGCAGTTGGGGGATCAGACCGGCCACGGCGACGGGTGTCCCGTCCCGCACGACGAGCAGGACCCGCGCCCCCTCCTCGGCCCATCGCGCGGTCTGCGCCACCGTCTCCTCGGGCACCACGGCGTCGCCGCCGGGGCCGGTGTCCCTGCCGGTGAACGGCCGCAACTCCCAGCCCGTCCGCCGGGGCGGCGGCACGGAACCGCGGCCCCGCCCGTGCCGCCCCCGCCGCGGCCGCTCCGACTCGATCAGCTCGTGGATCCGCGCGTGCAACTCGTCGTCGTCCGGGCCGTCCGCCGCCTCGGCGGCCCTGCCTGTGCCGGTGGTCTCCTGCGCCTCGGCGGTCCGGCCGGTGTCGGCGGTCTCACCGGCCTTGCCGGTGTCAGCTGTCCCGGGGGTCTCGGCAGTCCCGCCGGTTTCACCTGTCTCATGTGCCGCGCCTTGTGGGGTCAGGCGCACCACGTGCTCGACCGTCCACCCGCCGGTGGCCAGCACGCGGGCGTCGAGGACGACCGTGTCGATCCGGTCGAGTCGGCGCAACGCCTCCGGCCGCAGCACCAGCGCTCCCCGGTCGGAGGCGGTCCGCGCCACCGAGCAGGCGAACGCCTCCTTGCCGAACCGAGGGCCCCTCGGCGTCCCGGCGGTCAGCAGCGCCAGCCCCCGGTCATGGCCGAGCCTGCCCACGGCGGTCAGTCCGTACGCCGCGAGGGACGCCGGCACCGCCACGTTGGCGTACCGTTCGCCCGGTCCCGGGGGCAGCGGGGCGGGTCGCTTGTGAGCCTGTACCGCGTCATGGCGGTACGTCCCCTCGTGCGCCGCCAGCCGGTGCGCCCACTGCTCCCACGCCCTGTGGCGGGCCTGCGTCTCCGCGTACCGGCCGCCGGCCAGCACGACGCTCACCGCGGCACCGAGCGGCCGGAACGTGAACGTCGTCAGCAGGAGGTTCGCCGCGGCCCAGCCCCGCTCCGCGGCCGTCTCACCGACCCGCCGGGCGACGCCCTCGCGCACGCCGGGCGTCGCCTCCGCGAGCTGGACCGCCGAGAGCACCACCGGCGGCAGGCCGCGCAGCCGCAGCAGGTTGCCGACCGATGCGACCCCGAGCGCCACCACACCGGCGGCGAGCTGTACGGTCGCGGCGAGCCGCGGCCCCGCCGCCCCGGGGAAGCCCGCCGGACGCGGCGCCCGCCGCGCCCCGGTCCCGGCGGGACCGTCGTCCGCCACCGCGTTCCGGTGTCCCGACTCGCTCTCGCCGTCGGCGCGTTCGGCCGGACCTCCGGTGTCCCGGTCCGGCGCGGCGGCAATCTCCTCCCGAGCGACGGCGTCCGCGGCGGAGACCAGGGCGGCGACGCGCTCCAGGTCGGTCCCGGGCAGACAGCCGACGTAGACACAGCCCAGCGTGCCGTTGACCTCGGCGCGGCTCACCCCCGGCACCTCGCGCAGAGCGGACTCGACCTCACGCGCCGCACCGGCCGTCCCGGGCCCGCCCAGGTGCCGCACCGCGACCTGCACGCCGCCGTCGGTCGGCCAGAGCCCGGGTGTACGGGGCCGCAGCGCGGGACCGACCACCGGCAGGGCCGCCGGTACGGCGGCCAGCATCTCCGCGGCCGAGCGGAGCGTGCCGGAGAGTCCGGACATTCCGGACCGGGAGCGCACTGGCCAGATCACACGGCCCTCCACCCTCGACCAGGGGTCGCCGTCGGCACCCCGAACAACGGCTCGAAGAACAGCCCGAACAGCAGCCCGAACAGCAGCTCGAAGAACAGCCCGGAGAACGGCCCCGGGAGAACACACGGCTCTCCTCAGTATGGGCACGCCTCAGCGGCATCGTCCTGCGCTGGCGGGCCGACTGGGCCGAAGAGGGGACCTGAACGGGACCATCAGGCGGAATCGCCGGCGGCGCGGGGAGCGCACCCCAGCACATGCTCCTTCACCAGGCGGCCGATCTCCGGGTCCCGCCGCTGGAACGCCTCGACCAGGGCCTGGTGCTCCTCCGCGTACGACTGCTGGACCGTCCCCAGCCAGCGGATGGACAGTGCCGTGAACACCTCGATGCCCAGCCCCTCCCAGGTGTGCAGGAGGACGGAGTTGCCGGCGGCGCGGACCATGGCGCGGTGGAAGCCGACGGTGTGGCGTACCTGGGACGTGCCGTCGGCGTTGCGGTCGGCCTCGTACAGGGCGGCGACGTGTGGTTCGAGCGCCGAGCAGTCCTCGGCCAGCCTCTCCGCCGCCAGCTCCGCCGCGATCGCCTCCAGCCCGGCCCGTACGGGGTAACTCTCCTCCAGGTCGGCCGCGGTCAGATTCCGTACCCGTACGCCCTTGTTCGGCGCGGATTCGATCAACCGCAGCGACTCCAGCTCGCGCAACGCCTCCCGTACCGGTGTCTGGCTGACCTCCAGCTCCGTCGCGATCCGCCGCTCCACGATCCGCTCACCCGGCTTCCACCGCCCGCTCACGATCCCCTCCACGATGTGCTCGCGGATCTGTTCGCGCAGCGAGTGGACGACGGGCGCGGAGGTCATGCGGGCTCCTTCGGCGGGGGACAGAGCCCCTGGGGCGGTGACCTCTAGACAATAAAGCCGCGACCCCGCCGGTGAGAGGCGCACGGGGGCGCTTTCGCGCAGGTGAGACGAGACTTACACGCTGCCATGGGAGGCCGTTTTGTAAAGACCCGTACCGGCCATGCCGTCCCGGTCGCCGATGACAGAAAACGGTGCCCCCGCCCGGAAACTCCGGGCGGGGGCACCGTTCGGACAGACGTGGCTGTTACAGGCCCAGCTCGACCTCGAACTCGCCCGCCTCCAGGATCGCCTTGACGGCCGTCAGGTAACGGGCCGCGTCGGCGCCGTCGACCAGACGGTGGTCGTAGGAGAGGGTCAGGTAGGTCATGTCGCGGATGCCGATGACCGTGCCCTCCTCCGTCTCGATCACGGCGGGGCGCTTGACCGTGGCGCCGATGCCGAGGATCGCGACCTGGCCCGGCGGCACGATGATCGTGTCGAAGAGCGCGCCGCGCGAACCGGTGTTGGAGATCGTGAAGGTCGCGCCGGACAGCTCGTCGGGCGTGATCTTGTTGGCGCGGACCTTGCCGGCCAGCTCCGCCGTGGCCTTGGCGATACCGGCGATGTTGAGGTCACCGGCGTGCTTGATGACCGGGGTCATCAGGCCCTTCTCGGAGTCCACCGCGATACCGATGTTCTCGGTGTCGAAGTAGGTGATCGTGCCCTCGCCCTCGTTGATCTTGGCGTTGACGGGCGCATGGGCCTTCAGCGCCTGGGCCGCGGCCTTGACGAAGAACGGCATCGGGGAGAGCTTCACACCCTCACGGGCCGCGAACGCGTCCTTGGCCCGGGCGCGCAGCTTCATCAGGCGCGTGACGTCGACCTCGACGACCGACGACAGCTGCGCCTGCTCGTGCAGCGCCTTGACCATGTTGTCGCCGATGACCTTGCGGATGCGCGGCATCTTGATGGTCTGGCCACGGAGGGGAGAGGCCTCCAGGGCCGGCGCCTTCTTGGCGGCCGGAGCGGCGGCGGTGGTCGGCGCCGGAGCGGCGGCAGCGGCCTTCGCGGCCTCGGCGGCGGCGATGACGTCCTGCTTGCGGATACGACCGCCGACGCCGGTGCCCTTGACGGCGCCCAGGTCGACACCGTTCTCGGCGGCGAGCTTGCGCACCAGCGGGGTGACGTACGCGCCCTCGTCCGTGGCCTTGGCCGCCGCGGGAACAGCGGCCGGAGCCGGGGCGACCGGAGCGGGCGCGGGAGCCGGCGCGGCCGGAGCAGCGGCGGCGGGCGCCGGAGCCGGAGCGGCGGGGGCGGCCGGCGCGGGGGCCGGAGCCGGAGCCGGAGGGGCGGCCGGGGCGGGCGCGGGAGCAGCCGGGGCCGGGGCAGCGGCGGCGGGCGCCGGAGCCGGGGCGGCCGGGGCCGGGGCAGCCGCCGGAGCGGCACCCGGGGCGCCGATGACGGCCAGCTTGGCGCCGACCTCGGCGGTCTCGTCCTCGGCGACCGTGATCTCCAGGAGCACACCGGAGGTGGGCGCCGGGATCTCGGTGTCGACCTTGTCCGTGGAGACCTCGAGGAGGGGCTCGTCGGCCTCGACGGAGTCGCCGACCTCCTTGAGCCAGCGGGTGACGGTGCCCTCGGTGACGGACTCGCCGAGCGCCGGGAGGACCACGTCGGTGCCCTCGGCGGAGCCGGCGCCGGCGGTGGCCTCGGCGGTCGGGGCCGGCGCGGGGGCGGCCTGCTCGGTGGAGGGCGTGGCCTGCGGGGCCGGCTCCGGAGCGGCGGCCGGCTCGGCGGCCGGGGCGGGGGCGGCGGCGGGCGCGCCCGTGCCGTCGTCGATCAGGGCCAGCTCGGCGCCGACCTCGACGGTCTCGTCCTCGGCGACCTTGATGGACGCCAGGATGCCGGCGGCCGGGGAGGGGATCTCGGTGTCGACCTTGTCGGTCGACACCTCGAGCAGCGGCTCGTCGGCCTCTACGCGCTCACCCTCGGCCTTCAGCCAGCGGGTGACAGTGCCCTCGGTGACGCTCTCGCCGAGCGCCGGAAGGGTTACGGAAACCGCCATGGTTTCTGTTGCTCCTTAGGAATTGCGGAAGTCTGGATCGTCGCTTCGTCGACCGAGGGTCAGTCGTGCGAGTGCAGCGGCTTGCCGGCCAGGGCCAGGTGGGCCTCGCCCATCGCCTCGTTCTGCGTCGGGTGGGCGTGGATGAGCTGGGCGACCTCGGCGGGGAGCGCCTCCCAGTTGTAGATCAGCTGGGCTTCGCCGACCTGCTCGCCCATGCGGTCGCCGACCATGTGGACGCCGACCACGGCACCGTCCTTCACCTGGACGAGCTTGATCTCGCCCGAGGTGTTGAGGATCTTGCTCTTGCCGTTGCCCGCAAGGTTGTACTTCAGAGCGACGACCTTGTCCGCGCCGTAGATCTCCTTGGCCTTGGCCTCGGTGATACCCACGGAAGCGACCTCCGGGTGGCAGTACGTCACCCGCGGCACACCGTCGTAGTCGATCGGAACGGTCTTCAGGCCGGCCAGACGCTCCGCCACCAGGATGCCCTCGGCGAAGCCGACGTGCGCGAGCTGGAGCGTCGGGACCAGGTCACCGACGGCGGAGATGGTCGGGACGTTCGTGCGCATGTACTCGTCGACGAGGACGTAGCCGCGGTCCATCGCGACGCCCTGCTCGTCGTAGCCGAGACCGGCGGAGACGGGCCCGCGGCCCACGGCCACCAGCAGCACCTCGGCCTCGAACTCCTTGCCGTCGGCAAGGGTGACCTTGACACCGTCCTGGGTGTACTCGGCCTTCGAGAAGAAGGTGCCCAGGTTGAACTTGATGCCGCGCTTGCGGAAGGCGCGCTCAAGAAGCTTGGAGGAGTTCTCGTCCTCGACGGGGACGAGGTGCTTGAGGCCCTCGATGACCGTGACGTCCGAACCGAAGGACTTCCAGGCGGAGGCGAACTCGACGCCGATGACACCGCCGCCGAGGACGATCGCCGACTTCGGTACACGGTCCAGGACGAGGGCGTGGTCCGAGGAGATGATGCGGTTGCCGTCGATCTCCAGGCCCGGCAGCGACTTCGGCACGGAGCCGGTCGCCAGCAGGACGTGGCGGCCCTGGACGCGCTGGCCGTTCACGTCGACGGAGGTCGGGGAGGACAGGCGGCCCTCACCCTCGATGTAGGTGACCTTGCGGGAGGCGATGAGCCCCTGCAGACCCTTGTACAGGCCGGAGATCACCCCGTCCTTGTACTTGTGCACGGCCGGGACGTCGATGCCCTCGAAGGTGGCCTTCACACCGAACTGCTCGCTCTCGCGGGCCTGGTCGGCGATCTCGCCCGCGTGCAGCAGGGCCTTGGTGGGGATGCACCCCCGGTGCAGGCAGGTACCGCCGACCTTGTCCTTCTCGATCAGGGCGACGTCCAGGCCCAGCTGAGCCCCGCGCAGGGCCGCGGCGTAACCACCGCTACCACCGCCGAGGATCACTAGGTCGAAAACGGTGCTGGCGTCGTTCGCCACGTCACGTCCTCCATGCATGTGCGCCGTACGCCGGTCGTCCATGACCGGGCGGCGGCTGGGTGTCCGGCCGCTCTTCTTCGGCCCTGTGGTGGGGGCCCTGTCCTGCCGAGCCCCATCTTCGCACTTGTCCACGCCGAACGAGACGCCGGGCTGCTGTGTGAGACGTCGCACAGAAAACCCCGCGCCCCTGAAAGGGGCGCGGGGAACTGCGCGATCAGCCACATACGGCCCGTAGTCGCCCTATTGCAGGACGAACCGAGCTGGTAGGTGTCACCCCAGGTCGCCGGAGGCAGCCCGCTCGGCCAGCCGCACCAGAGTCCGAACAGCCGTCCCGGTCCCACCCTTGGGCGTGTACCCGAAGGGACCCCCCTCGTTGAACGCCGGCCCCGCGATGTCCAGGTGCGCCCAGGTGATCCCCTCGCCCACGAACTCCTTCAGGAACAACCCGGCGACCAGCCCACCGCCGTACCGCTCACCCATGTTCGCGATGTCGGCGGTCGGCGAGTCCATGCCCTTGCGCAGGTGGTCCGGCAGCGGCATGGGCCAGGCCGGCTCCCCGGACTCCTCCGCCGCCTCGTGCACCGCGGAACGGAACGCGTCGTCGTTGGCCATGATCCCGAACGTCCGGTTGCCCAGCGCCAGCATCATCGCCCCGGTCAGCGTCGCCACGTCGATGATCGCGTCCGGCTTGTCCTCGGACGCCTTGGCGAGCGCGTCGGCCAGGACGAGCCGGCCCTCCGCGTCGGTGTTCAGGACCTCCACCGTCTTGCCGCTGTACATGCGCAGCACGTCACCCGGGCGGGTGGCGGAGCCGGACGGCATGTTCTCGGCGAGGGCGAGCCAGCCCGTGATGTTGACCTCGAGGCCGAGGCGCGCGGCGGCGACCACCGCGGCGAACACGGCGGCCGCGCCGCTCATGTCGCACTTCATCGTCTCGTTGTGCCCGGCGGGCTTGAGCGAGATACCGCCCGAGTCGTACGTGATGCCCTTGCCGACGAACGCCAGGTGCTTCTGCGCCTTGGGGCTGGTGTACGACAGCTGCACCAGCCGGGGCGTCGCCGCCGAGCCCGCGCCGACGCCGAGGATGCCGCCGTAGCCGCCCTTGGCGAGCGCCTTCTCGTCGAGCACGGTCACCTTGATGCCGTGCTCCTTGGCCGCGGTCTGCGCGACGGCGGCGAAGGCCTCCGGGTCGAGGTCGTTCGGCGGGGTGTTGATCAGGTCGCGGGCGCGGTTCAGCTCCTCGGTCACCGCGATCGCGCGCTCGGCGGCCGCCTTGTGGGCCTTGTCCCGGGGCTTGGCGCCGAGCAGGGCGACCTCGGCGAGCGGCGCCTTGCCGTTCTTCGCCTTCGGGGCGTTCCTCGAAGGCGCGGTCTCCTTGTAGACGTCGAACGAGTACGCGCCGAGCAGCGCGCCCTCGGCGATGGCGCCCACGGCGTCGGCGTCCTCGACGGGCAGCGCGAACGCGGCCTTCTTCGTACCGGACAGGGCACGGGCCGCGGCACCGGCCGCGCGGCGCAGCGTCTCCGCGCCGAACGAGACGTCCTTCTCGGGCACCGAGCCCAGGCCCACCGCCACCACGAGCGGCGCCTTGAAACCGGACGGCGCGGGCAGCTTCGTCACCTCGCCCTCCGCGCCCGAGGCGCCGAGGGTCGTCAGGACGCCGGCCAGCTTGCCGTCGTATGCCTTGTCCACGGCCTCGGCACCCGGCGCGATGACCGGGCCTTTGGCGCCCTTCGCGACACCGACCACGATCGCGTCGGCACGGAGGCCCGACGCGGCGGCGGTGCTGAGAGTGAGAGCAGTCACGGTGGTGAAATCTCGCTTCCGATTGAGTTTCGGTGGCCGAACGGATGGGTCGACGTGCCGTGAACGAGCCTAGGCCCTTGTTCGGCCCATCGGACCTGGGCGCGGGCCGGTTGTGCACGCGCCGCCCGCACGGCGTCCGCTGCGACCAGCCTCCCCGACTTTCGGCTCCGCCCGTGCAGGGAGATCCCCATGTCTTCGGCATAGGGGGATCCCTTGTCGCCGGGCCACCTGATTTCGATCACTCCTGCGGGCGTTCACCCCTATGTGGCGTCATGGTCATTTCTGTGCCCTCTTATGCCATGACCTGGGTCACACTCGTCCCGGCCGTGAGTGATCAGCTCATCGGTTTGAACTTCTGGGGGAGGGGCGAACATGGCGCACAGTGTGCCCGGATGGAGAAACGCCGCCGCGGTCGTGGCGACCGCGAGCCTGTTGGCGGCGGGCCTGGGCATACCCGAGGCGTCGGCCGCGGCCACACCGCGCATCGACCTCGAGGTCCTGGTCGTGGACAACGGCGACAGCCCCGTCCAGGCCATCACCGCGGAGCTGAAGAGCACCGGCATCCCGTACACCCGCGTGAACCTCGACGACGCCAACCGTCCGACCATCGACGCCGCTTTCCTGAGCGGCACGGTGGACGGCACGCCGCGCGCGAAGTTCCAGGGCGTGGTCCTGCCCAACGAGGCCCCGTTCGGTGCGGGCTCGGCCGAGCAGACCGCCCTGGAGGCGTACGAGCGGACCTACGGCATCCCGCAGGTCGACGCCTACACCTGGGCGCATCCCGGCGTCGGGCTCGACTACACGAGCGAGGGCGGCTGGGCCGGCACCCTCGACGGCCGCGAGGCCGCGGTGACCGACGCCGGCCGGACGGGCCCCTTCGGCTATCTGGACGGCCAGCTCCCGTTCGAGGACAACTCCACGTCCCTCCAGGAGAGTTACGGCTTCGTCGCCCGGCCCCGGGCGGGCTACACCAGCTATCTCGACATCGCCGTGCCCGGCGGCAGCGGCCGGGGCAGCCTGGTCGGCGAGTACACCCACGACGGGCGCCGCGAACTGGTCGTCACCTTCGCCTACAACCAGCACCAGCGGCAGTTCCGGGTGCTGGCCCGGGGGATCGTCGAGTGGCTGACGGAGGGCGTGCACCTCGGACGCAGCCGGAACTACCTCGCCGTCCACATCGACGACGTGTTCGCGCCCGACAGCCGCTGGGACACCGAGCACGACTGCACCCCCGGCAGCTTCAACTGCGGCGGGGAGGGCGAGGGGACCGAGCCGATCCGGATGACCGCCGCCGACGCCGAGTACGCCAAGCAGTGGCAGCAGTCCAGCGGCTTCACCCTCGACATGGTCTACAACGGGGGCAGCGGCGAGGAGTGGAAGGCGGCGAACGGCGGCACCGACGCCCTCACCGACCGACTGCTCGCGGACAAGAACGCCTACCGCTGGATCAACCACACCTACACGCACCAGTACCTCGGCTGCGTCCAGGACACCTCGACCGTCCCATGGAGCTGCGCGAAGAACGCG
Encoded proteins:
- a CDS encoding HAD-IC family P-type ATPase: MSGLSGTLRSAAEMLAAVPAALPVVGPALRPRTPGLWPTDGGVQVAVRHLGGPGTAGAAREVESALREVPGVSRAEVNGTLGCVYVGCLPGTDLERVAALVSAADAVAREEIAAAPDRDTGGPAERADGESESGHRNAVADDGPAGTGARRAPRPAGFPGAAGPRLAATVQLAAGVVALGVASVGNLLRLRGLPPVVLSAVQLAEATPGVREGVARRVGETAAERGWAAANLLLTTFTFRPLGAAVSVVLAGGRYAETQARHRAWEQWAHRLAAHEGTYRHDAVQAHKRPAPLPPGPGERYANVAVPASLAAYGLTAVGRLGHDRGLALLTAGTPRGPRFGKEAFACSVARTASDRGALVLRPEALRRLDRIDTVVLDARVLATGGWTVEHVVRLTPQGAAHETGETGGTAETPGTADTGKAGETADTGRTAEAQETTGTGRAAEAADGPDDDELHARIHELIESERPRRGRHGRGRGSVPPPRRTGWELRPFTGRDTGPGGDAVVPEETVAQTARWAEEGARVLLVVRDGTPVAVAGLIPQLHALAHHLVRAAGECGQVRLVGGPPGLHLRFGLPEPLPTGHRRTAALVRSLQADGHGVAVVSARTRRALARADLGIGVITGPRHVPWDADVAARPDVVHMLLTALPEARRIGVLCTRLEGVGALTGGALGLFSPRPGAWRRVRLVTDAVTVAGMTAGFWAGRRLRARPAPAVVERTPWHSMTVRQVMARLGTSSEGLDEAEATRRRESEDRDRHDGALTLVGRIAEELANPLTPVLAIGGGISAALGSVLDAVLIGGVLGVDALVGGVQQERADHVARRLVEATSVRVNVRRAGQEEAVEAAADLLVPGDVIELRAGDAVPADCRVVRATGLEADESSLTGESEPVVKTAGPSAARAVADRTSMLHQGTTVAAGHALAVVVAVGNATEAGSAAGTDLEEGPPESGVERRLKGLGRWFLPLSVASGVALFAVELLRRRPLGAALGSAVSLCVAAVPEGLPFVATVAELAAARRLSARDTLVRSAPTIEALGRTDVLCFDKTGTLTEGRISLQQVSDGLERGSLERGAPDRLGPALRRIVATAALAGPTGPAASLAHPTDRAIAAGAELLEAAPTRAAGLASDTWDRVTELPFEPGRGFHAVLGRSGGRARIVVKGAPEVVLARCDRIRRDGDSRPFDDRAREAIEAETDRLARQGLRVLAVAERVLPSDAPQDDGELAELADVSDENLDGLCLLGLLGLADPVRVTAAESVRRLALAGVRIVMVTGDHPSTAAAISRELRPDEEPRLMTGTELDALDDAALTRRLPDVTVFARVTPAHKVRIVTALRAAGRTVAVTGDGANDAPAIRIADVGIALGSRATPAARSAADVVITDDRIETIVDAIVEGRSMWASVRKALGILLGGNLGEIAFTLATSVLTGRSALNARQLLLVNLLTDMLPAMAIAARPSAARPDKLLAEGPEASLGAALIRHIRLRAVVTTAAAASAWVVARATGTRGRADTVALVALVSSQLLQTLADAGRDPVVAAAVVGSLVALAVVVTVPGLSHFFGSRPLGPTGWTIALVSAVGSVALPAALRLVVPAQGTPESGSSPSGNPGAASRKP
- the lpdA gene encoding dihydrolipoyl dehydrogenase, with product MANDASTVFDLVILGGGSGGYAAALRGAQLGLDVALIEKDKVGGTCLHRGCIPTKALLHAGEIADQARESEQFGVKATFEGIDVPAVHKYKDGVISGLYKGLQGLIASRKVTYIEGEGRLSSPTSVDVNGQRVQGRHVLLATGSVPKSLPGLEIDGNRIISSDHALVLDRVPKSAIVLGGGVIGVEFASAWKSFGSDVTVIEGLKHLVPVEDENSSKLLERAFRKRGIKFNLGTFFSKAEYTQDGVKVTLADGKEFEAEVLLVAVGRGPVSAGLGYDEQGVAMDRGYVLVDEYMRTNVPTISAVGDLVPTLQLAHVGFAEGILVAERLAGLKTVPIDYDGVPRVTYCHPEVASVGITEAKAKEIYGADKVVALKYNLAGNGKSKILNTSGEIKLVQVKDGAVVGVHMVGDRMGEQVGEAQLIYNWEALPAEVAQLIHAHPTQNEAMGEAHLALAGKPLHSHD
- a CDS encoding leucyl aminopeptidase, whose protein sequence is MTALTLSTAAASGLRADAIVVGVAKGAKGPVIAPGAEAVDKAYDGKLAGVLTTLGASGAEGEVTKLPAPSGFKAPLVVAVGLGSVPEKDVSFGAETLRRAAGAAARALSGTKKAAFALPVEDADAVGAIAEGALLGAYSFDVYKETAPSRNAPKAKNGKAPLAEVALLGAKPRDKAHKAAAERAIAVTEELNRARDLINTPPNDLDPEAFAAVAQTAAKEHGIKVTVLDEKALAKGGYGGILGVGAGSAATPRLVQLSYTSPKAQKHLAFVGKGITYDSGGISLKPAGHNETMKCDMSGAAAVFAAVVAAARLGLEVNITGWLALAENMPSGSATRPGDVLRMYSGKTVEVLNTDAEGRLVLADALAKASEDKPDAIIDVATLTGAMMLALGNRTFGIMANDDAFRSAVHEAAEESGEPAWPMPLPDHLRKGMDSPTADIANMGERYGGGLVAGLFLKEFVGEGITWAHLDIAGPAFNEGGPFGYTPKGGTGTAVRTLVRLAERAASGDLG
- the sucB gene encoding 2-oxoglutarate dehydrogenase, E2 component, dihydrolipoamide succinyltransferase; amino-acid sequence: MAVSVTLPALGESVTEGTVTRWLKAEGERVEADEPLLEVSTDKVDTEIPSPAAGILASIKVAEDETVEVGAELALIDDGTGAPAAAPAPAAEPAAAPEPAPQATPSTEQAAPAPAPTAEATAGAGSAEGTDVVLPALGESVTEGTVTRWLKEVGDSVEADEPLLEVSTDKVDTEIPAPTSGVLLEITVAEDETAEVGAKLAVIGAPGAAPAAAPAPAAPAPAPAAAAPAPAAPAPAPAAPPAPAPAPAPAAPAAPAPAPAAAAPAAPAPAPAPVAPAPAAVPAAAKATDEGAYVTPLVRKLAAENGVDLGAVKGTGVGGRIRKQDVIAAAEAAKAAAAAPAPTTAAAPAAKKAPALEASPLRGQTIKMPRIRKVIGDNMVKALHEQAQLSSVVEVDVTRLMKLRARAKDAFAAREGVKLSPMPFFVKAAAQALKAHAPVNAKINEGEGTITYFDTENIGIAVDSEKGLMTPVIKHAGDLNIAGIAKATAELAGKVRANKITPDELSGATFTISNTGSRGALFDTIIVPPGQVAILGIGATVKRPAVIETEEGTVIGIRDMTYLTLSYDHRLVDGADAARYLTAVKAILEAGEFEVELGL
- a CDS encoding GntR family transcriptional regulator, encoding MTSAPVVHSLREQIREHIVEGIVSGRWKPGERIVERRIATELEVSQTPVREALRELESLRLIESAPNKGVRVRNLTAADLEESYPVRAGLEAIAAELAAERLAEDCSALEPHVAALYEADRNADGTSQVRHTVGFHRAMVRAAGNSVLLHTWEGLGIEVFTALSIRWLGTVQQSYAEEHQALVEAFQRRDPEIGRLVKEHVLGCAPRAAGDSA